TTAAGTCTAATACTTACCATGTTATTTCCCTGCTTAAAAATCCTTTAATGGTTTCCCATATATTTcaagataaaatccaaacttttCAACATGGGTCACGAGGTCCTGTGCCTCTAACTTCGCCTCTCTCTACTCTGGATTCCTGGTCCAAACTCCAGCCATCTTGAAGCATATGGTGCCCAGAATGCACTACGCTCTCTTATAGCCTCTCTTTGCCATCTGACTTAGCCTGAGCAACTCCTTGCATTGCCTGGGCAATTCGACCCAGATGGCCTCTCCTTCAGGTAATCTTTCTTGCCCATCTTCAGCTTTCCCCATTATCAAATCAAAAATGACTTAAACAATAAGGAAGATGTATTCGTTCACATACAACGTCCAGAAGGAGGATGTCTCCTGGGGTGGTTAATTCAGCGGCTCAATGACCTCATCAAGGTTCTTTCTATCTTTTTGATCTGCCTTCCTCATTTAGAATTATTGTTCAAGTCTATGGCACATACTTTGGAAACATTCTCCAGGTTGGGGGGTGGGAATGGCAAATACTTGTCTTTTAATGGTGATTCTCATTTCCTGAACTAACCAGAAGCTACATAGAGCCATGTCTGGTGAGTAATATGAGCCGTCAAGGTAGGTGACAACACTCGGGGTCACAGTCAAAGTAGCTCCATACAGTAACAACACAGAATTTCTTGGTTTGCTTGTAATCTGACTCCAAAAGCAAGATTAGAAAAGGCACCTCCAAGTGTCTTGACTTATGTCCAAACTGTTTGTGAAACACACAGAATGTGAACAGCAAGAGTCTTCAAAGCCAGCTCCCACCTGGATGTTTAAGTTTTAATCtgcttgtttaaaaaataataataataataaattaaattttCAAAGTTTCCTAGTTACATGGCAGAGAAGGAAAGACCCCAGAGAAAGCACTCTTGCCTTCCCGCCATTTGCCCAGATGAGGACCCTGAGGCGCTGAGATCTGGGACAAATGCATTGCCAAAGTAGAAGGAGAAAGGGATTCAGGGAAATCCCTGAGTGCTGAGTCTGGAAGGCCAAGCCATGCGCAACTGGTACAAGTGGACAGAAATAGCTTGGGGTCAAGAGAAGCCAAACTCCAAAGATAAACCCGCTGCTCCCCCACTGGTCCTGGGGTAAATCCTAGAGCAGCCTTTTAAGTTCCTTTAGCTGATTTTTCTCTAAATCCAAACCCAAAGGAGCACACTTTGCCCTGCAGCTCTTTTCCCTTGCTTTGCGGTGCCCTCCCTGGAGTGTCTTTGTCCTTCATTCTCTTCCAAACAGATCTTAAGTAACCAAGAGGAGTGGTTCAAAGCGGAGCTTGGAAGCCAAGAAGGATACGTGCCCAAGAATTTTATAGATATCCAATTTCCTGAGTAAGTATTTCCAGCCTGCTGAGATGGGCCTACCCACACACACTCCCTTACTTTTTTGGTAGTTGCTAAAATTATCAATGCCTACACAAGATACTGTCAAAAAGGGTTGCCTGAGGAGGCCATGCAGctgaaggctggggtggggggggggggagggcgtGGGGAGGCGGGACTTAGATTTCTCTGTATTCTCCTTTGAATTGTATACCATGTGTGGGCATtgcctattttaaaatttttataaaataagttTGTGCACTAAAATAATCTATAATGATTGCAATCACAGGGTTTCCCCAAGAATTCCAGTGGGGGAACTGTTGGTCACCCCCACTTCGAAAGCCACTTCAAGGCCTTCTCCTGTTATCCCCCAACTCTAACTTCCATCCTAACCAGGGATCCCAAGCACCACTTGGCTCTTAATCGTGCGTGTGGACACTCCTTGCCTACCGTAGACTCACTCTGCTTACAGATGAGAGAAGTCAGAGTGGGGAAAGGGGAAATTCCCTTGCTAAAGAGGAAATGAAAAATTGAGATTGGGTCTTGTTTGTCTCAAGAATTGACCACAAGGGTTAGATAGAAATCTGATCTCATCTCAGAGCCTGTATCTAGAGAAAGAGTAAAGgtttgttagaaaaccaaagtggTATTGGTGTTTCCCATTCGGTGCAGCAACTATTCTTTGTGAGCCAGTAATGACCTTGATCTGTACTGACCACTGACCTTGAGTGGGTCCTGGAGGCTGCCTGGCAATCCTGCCTGTTTGCTCTGCTACTCTTCTAGATGACCAGTTCCTACCTTGTCTTTGCTCTCCAAACCTCCATCTCCTCCTCACTCTCAGCTGATGGCCTTGCTTCCAGGTTCACTGGGACAATGGAAGCTACCAAAAGAGAAACTCCCCTATTCCCCACTCCCCCCACCTCCTGCATCCACCCACCTCCTGCAACTGTGCTCAGACACTCCGCCCCTCCCGCGGCTGTTTGAACAAGCTGTCTGTGCTCCTAGCAGaaattctctcctctctctcttgcaTCTACTTTCTCCCCCTCTCGGCTGGGTCATTCCCATCAGCAAACAGATATGTTGCAATTTCTCCCATCttacaaaaaaacaagaaaaagaaaattcctggTCCCATACCCGCTTCCGGCCACCATCCCATCTCCTCAAAAGAATTGTTTGCACTCCTGTATCCATCCTGTCTCTTCCCATTCTCTCTTGAACCTCCACGGCTCCACCAGAACATTTCTTGTCAAGGTCACGGAGAACTACAAGTCCAGAGGTCAGTTCTCAGCCATCACGTCATCATGATTTCACCTGGAGGATCTCTTCCTCACTGTTGACGCACTTTCTTCATTTGGCCTCTGGGACACCCTCTCTCCTGGTTCTCCTCCCACCACCCTGGCTGCTCCTCAtctgtttcttttgttggttCCTTTTCATCTCCCcagtcttctttgttgttgttattaggtgctgtcgactcatagcgaccctatgcacaacagaacgaaacactgcctggtcctgcgccatcctcacaatcgttgttatgcttgagcccattgttgcagccactgtgtcaatccatcttgttgagggtcttcctctttttcaaggcCTTCCCAATTACCATATTTTAAATTCCTCCCCCCACCCTTCATTCCTTGtccttcctcttcattttcattttctccacAGCACCTGTCACCATCTGACTTACTACATATTTTAAGTGTTTGGTTGTTTATTATCCGTCTcttcccactagaatgtaagttccgtGAGGGTGGGGGTTCTTGTCTGTTCTGCTCACCGCCACATCCCTGGTGCCTACCAGAGGGCTCAGCACACagcagatgttgttgttagctgcctttgagttgactccgatTCACGGTAACCTTCTGtgcaacagaacattgcccggtcccacgccctcactggccctctacttgaccaaacatgatgtcttcctggagcactgatcccttctgacgacGTACCCAAAGCAAGCAAGCTTCAGAATAATATGTCGCACTCCATAAGATTTGATGTTCAATAAAtagctgttgaatgaatgaatagcttTTGAAAGACATGTAATATTCAAACCCTGGACACTCGTATCTAACATGTAGCGTGTGGAAATCTCCGCAAGTCTTGAAAGAAGTCACTCATCAAATTCCAGTTGGAGGACAAATGTATTTTCTAAATACCCCCCAACTGCCTGCTGTATCTTCCAAAATATTGCCTATGAGATACGCCGCTGTCCAGCCCTTCTgtgcctctccccacccccatcacATTTCCTCCATAAGGCAATGACGGGGCGGTCACTTTGGTCACACTGCAGGGTTGTGTGGCAAATAGTCTGGAAGGATCTCTCGGCAGGCGACCACCAGACACCCCTTCTTCCAGCCCCTTGGAGCACAACCAACCTCTTGAAGTCCCAGGTCTGGAATAAGTATATCCCTCCTGCCACCTGTCTCAATTTCAGGTTTCTGAATTCTAGAAAGCACCAGGAATTGCCCACAAAAGAATCCAAAGCAGTGGCCTGCTGGGCGTTCGCCTTAAAGGGGTGCCCATAGTGGGCTTCCAGTGGCAGCAATTAGGGCAGCTGCCCCGAAGCCATGTGACAATCCACCTTAGTCAGCTGAGGGGTTGCAAATGCTCGTTTCATGGTTCTGTGGCTGGGAGGGGCCACTGTTTGCCTCGCCCCTGGGTAAGTGATTGGTCTCTCTCATACCTGCCATGCCATCTGTATTAATGCTTGCAGGGGCTGCCACCCTGACTCCACTCCTGAAAGAGCCAAGTTTCcccagtaaagatttcagcctggatTTTTGGGAGGGCCGAGGAGCAGGCTGTGTAGACGCCGCTCTCTGgctgctgctaaaaaaaaaaaaaaaaatgcccattgccatcgagtccattctgactcatggtgaccccgtgtgttacagagtagaactgtgctccatagggttttctacgctgtaatctttatggaagcaggtcgccaggtctttcttccgtggtgctgctgggtcagttcaagcctccaacctttcagttggtagctgagagcaaaccatttgtgtcacccagggcccTTCTTGGCTGCTGCCGGCCACGCTCATTTTCAAGTGCAAGTTCGGGGCTCCTGGGGACCGTGCAGCCTTGGCTGAGCACACTATGCCCTGGGCTGTACCCTTTCCTAATTCCCCAGGAAGTCTCAGCCAGCTGAGGTCTCAGCCTGGGAGGAAGCTGCCCGGCTCCAGCCGGTGGCCCCCCACCCTAGGCAGCCCTTTCCTCTCTGCGGTTCTTTTCAAGCACACATCCCTCACACAGCTGCCAGCAGGCGGCTGCTTCCGGCAATGAGTCACTCCCACACTGTCCCATTTTGGTTCAGTGGCACATTTCCATGATTCCAGCGTTCCAGGCCTGAGAGAGACTTCTCCTGGAGGAGGGAACAGAGAGTGAACAATGGAACACTCACTTGCCTGGAGCCTGCCTAGAGGATTTGCTTGCTTTCAAAGTCACCTGACCCCCTTCTGTCCCTCATCTCTCCTCTGAACAGAGTCCCTAGCCGTCTCCCTTTGGGTCATCTTTCCTCCATTTCCCTTATGCTATAActcatacaaggagccctgggggcacaatggataagccctcagctgctaaccaaaaggccagtggttcgaacccaccagctgctcagctggaagaagatgtggcagtctgcttccgtaagattactgcctaggaaaccaaATACggctgttccactctgtcacatggggtggcttgGGTCGAAATCACCTCGACAGCATCCAACAACCACCATTCCACTCATATAGGGTTatgggtagcgcaaatggttaagctctcaactaataaccaaaagtttgaaagtttgagtccacccagaggctcctcggaagacaggcctaatgacctgcttcccaaaaaccagccatggaaaaccctgtggagcacagtcctactctgacgcacatggggtcaacatgagctagaatcgactccacgcagctggtttgggtttttgttgttgttgttgttcttcttcttcttcttgaatCACTCCCACATCTCACCAAGTCCCTCTCCTTTCATCCCACCTGACAGATGGTTTCACGAAGGCCTCTCCCGACACCAGGCAGAGAACCTACTCATGGGCAAGGAGGTTGGTTTCTTCATCATCCGCGCCAGCCAGAGCTCCCCAGGAGACTTCTCCATCTCCGTCAGGTACAGGCTGTTCCTGACCCCGGGCTGACCCTTCTCACCCTGTAGCTGCCCAGATGACTAAAACCATGAGGTGACTACTCGAATGCAACCAATTAACCAGAAACTCGGGAGGCCAAGGGGGCCAGGCATCTTGTCAACTATGATGTATTTCCTTCCCTTGACACTTGTACATGACCCCTCAGTACACTGGTTTGTGTTCACATTGTTTACACTCATCCCCTTTCCCTCTAGCCCCGGTCCTTCTGGAAGGGTAGGATTTTTACTGAGTTCATCTTTGTACCTTTGACAGTGCTTTGCATGCAGTAGCTGGTCAATGAGCATTTGTGGCAAGAAGGAGGGAACAGAGGAGAAAAGAATTCCCAGTTGTACCTATCCCTCTTGGGCTTTAGATCTTCACCTTTTCTTTTACTACTGACCTATGCCTAAAAGAAAGGGTCCTAGAATGATGGAAACCCCAAGTAGTCATTTTGTAGTTTAAGTGGCTGTACAAAAACCAGAGCTAAAGAGCTACCTCAACAAGGTACAACGCAGGAAAACTGAGAACAAAAGAGCAGAGCCAGAgtaggctgggggtgggggattaTAACAGCAAAATTCTGCAAACGGTGCAGCagccaggaggaagtgactcAGGCCAGGCATCCACATTACACAGCCCCAGAGTCAGAAGCCCCAAGTCTGAACACCCTCTGCCTGTGGTCAGCGTGTCGGATATTACAAGTCACCTACCAGACTTGGTGACCACATTTGAGAGTGCAGGAAATAATGCTGACAGCAGAACACATGACAACAAGCACGGTAAAATGTTACTGTCAAGTTAATTGACGGGAATCGCTGGTCTGGATCCTTCCATATTTTGAAAGGCACGCGTACAGCTTTACTGTTTTCAGTACATCAGTCTGATCTTGGGTGATAGGTGATAAACTGTGGCGACTTTACTATTTAAGAAGAACAGATATTTTAAAGAATAGATAGGAATGACTTACAAATAGTaacttaaaaatacaaatacgaccatttgtgtgtgcctgtgagtCCCTAGGGAACACAaagggttaagcgctcgactactatccaaagggttggaggtttgaacccacacagaggtgtctctgaagaaaggcctgggtacctgctttcaaaaggtcagtcttgagaaccctgtggagcacagttgtactctgcacacatggggttgccatgagttggaactgacttagtggtgactggtttgggttttttaattttgttttgattttttggtaCCTTTAAAGTGCTTGAAAAGAGTTTGGTCTTTTTAGCATTGCCCTTGCAATCTTGCTTAAATACTTAATTATCCTTAACTAAAACTTTCGTTTTCACACCTTGGGCAATGGTAAGATCTAGCTCAGGCCAATACTGATGTATCAGAAATTCTAAACTTGTTAGGTCACCATAAATGAAATTTTGCTCTATTAAGACATCCTACAAGTCACACCTATTTCTTAAGGGCCCAGACTATAGTCCAGACTAAGTAAATCGTGAGATTGAAGGGCATCTCTTGGTGCTTTTGGTTTGCATGAATTTGACTCTGGCTTTTTCAGCTAGGAATTCTGGTTGATATTTCCTTGATTAAAGCAAATTCTACAACACGGTCAGCTTTGATTTCTGCCCAGATCTTCCCAGGTATTGAGGCAATGCAACTTCTTCTAATGGTGATTATCACCGTAATTATTATAACATCTCCTGCAGAAATGCAGCATAATGTATTCCaaagcaaaataatttttatttatacatCTGCTTCCTGTCGTGAGCACAGATAATTAAGAGCTAATTGTAGTTCCATTGCTTAGCATTTGTTAGGTATGTGGAATAATAGACGTGAAAGTCTGGAGCCCTGAGTTACATCCCTTTCTCTGCTCCTCTCGGAACCTGAGACCACGGTCAGGCCATTCTCTCTCCATAGGCCCAGACGACCAACTCTACCCTGACATCCATCTTCGCAGCTTAGGAGAGTGAAAGGGTTAATATTTTGGACTCTGAGTGCTTTCACTAAAAGGCAGGGGGTGAATAATTACAATATCACAAGAGTATTTGCTCTTCCTTACCAAGATGTGAGGAGTAATGATTACTAGCTGAGCCATGTGGTCTTCAAGTGAAGAAGCCAAAATCCAAGGGGAAGATTATACAGGGATGGCAACATGTTGATTACTGTCCCAAAGCAGTCAAGCAAGAGGTTATGACAGCCTTGGGCTTCACCTGGCTATGAGCAGACCCCAGCCCATGGGTATGAGACTGAAGCTGGGAATATCTCTCCCCTTCTGAACACATGCCATTGAATCTATCCCTAAGAAACCGCCACTGATTTTCCAAGGTGTCTTTATTCTCCAAGACCCCTTAAATCCCTGGCCTTTCTAGTGGACCAGACAATTGGTATCACTCTAGTCTCAGTTCATTTTAAGATATAAATGTATGTCTGCTGGAAAAATCAACTTTATATCCAAAAGAGAAGGACTTGGTAGTGATGGAGGAAGACAGAAGCTAGCAATAAAGGACCAGTCCCCTTTCCAAATGGATAAAATCCAGCTTCTCCAACCTTGGTCTAAATCTGCCCATCACATGTGAGTCCAGACTGATATCAAAACGTGCTGagctaaaagaaatttaaaaaaagaagaaaaaattgctgtcatgttaattctaactcatggagaccccatgtgtgtcagaggagaactctgctccacagggttttcaatggctgattttttggaagtagatctccaggcctttcttctgaggtgcctctgggtaggttctgacctttgggttagctgccgagtgtgttaactttgtaccacctagggactccaaaggAAGTCAGCATGTTTAAATGGTGTAATAGGCCGAGATTGCTAGACCGGAATCACAGACCCGGGGTTCCTATCTGAGTTCTGCTGCTTACTCACAGTAAACTTGACCCGTGGTCTTCACTTCTCTgaccctcagtgtcctcatctgtgaaatcgaTCAGTTAGGCTAAACAATCTCCGAGCTTCTTTCCAACTGTAAAACATGTTACCACGTGTTTTTCTAGGTATTTCTGTATAACagctttttttcccaaaaaactcaaaacactTCTTAACTTTATTTATGAAAAACGTAAACAAAAACCCAGAGACCCCCATTTCATAGAGAACAAAGTGTGACAAATTTCTCAGGGAAGAGGGTATTTTCTTCCCAGCTAGTGCTagtttggaaacctggtggcacagtggttaagagttatggctgctaaccaaaatgttggcggttcagatccaccaggcgctccttggaaaccctatgggcagttctactctgtcctatagggtcgctatgagtcagaactgactcaacagcaatggggtttttttttgttttgtttagggcTAGTTTATGGGCTTAAAGGAGATGGCTCAAAGTATTTCTGACAACAGAAAGATAAGAGGGGCTTGGAAAACCACTTGCATCGGAGTCTTGATGGAGTTGTTAGCATACAACAGGACTCACTAGTACAGGCGTTGCCACCTCttagtccttaaaaccaaaaaatataacTCAGTTGTCACCAAggcaactctgactcctggcaacccgtcgttacagagtagaactgcgctgtagggctttctcggctgtaatctttacagaagtggatcaccaggcctctcttctgcagCTCTCTAGATCAGTAGCAAGTGCAAACCATtggcgccacctagggacctttctTAGTCCTTAAGGCACTGGGACATTGTTTTCCTGTAAGAGGTTAGCTCTAGATTCCTAGACCGATTCCAGCTCATGATTGCCTCCTGCTGCTATAAAAATCCCCTCTAGAGcaatctgaaggagccctggtggcgcagtggttaagtccttgactactcactgaaaggtcatcggttcgaactcatcagctgctctgtgggagaaagatgtggaggcctgcctccataaagattacagccttggaaaccctgtgggcagttccactctgttgtactctgtcccacagggcccTTGTGAGTCCAGGTTTAGAGTAACCTGTCACTGTGTAAGGTACAGCTTGGATTTACTTTGCTCTCCAGGCACGAAGATGACGTTCAACACTTCAAGGTCATGCGAGACAGCAAGGGTAATTACTTCCTGTGGACAGAGAAGTTTCCATCCCTAAATAAGCTGGTGGACTACTACAGAACAACGTCCATCTCCAAGCAGAAGCAGATCTTCCTAAGGGATAAAAGCCAAGAGGATCAGGTACGCGGATGGAGGCCTCCCCATCAACCCCGATCTAGAGAGGCCAGCGTGAGGCACCAAGAAAATGCAGTTGAGGGGTAGGTCCTCTGAAAGGCAGACTTGCTCAAGTCAGATCTTAGCTTAAATACTAGCTTCACGCTCCCAAGCTGGGGGACTCTGGAAAgttctctgatcctcagtttcttcatccataaaatggggataatagtgatATCCACCTCACAGGACAGTTGTGAAGATTAGAGAAGATAATGTCTCCCCATCCCTGGTATCCTTCCTACCCATGctataagcactcaataaacattaactCTTATTGCAGATGCTATTTTTTGTTAAGGGGCCccggtagtgtaatggttaagctccTGGCTGCTAATTGAGAGGTtgccggtttgaacccaccaaaggCTACTCGGGGGGataaagatctggcgatctgctcccataaagattaaatcaaacccattgtcattgagttaactccaactcatagcgactctataggacagaatagaacttcccctcAAAGGgtgtccaaagctgtaatctttacagaagcaggctgccacatctttcccccacagaacagctggtagctttgaactgccaaccttttggttagctgctgagtgtttagccactttgccaccaggactccttcctgtaaagattacagcctgagaaacccatggggcagttctgttctgtctcataggattactatgagtcagaatcaactctacaacacACAGCAACAACGTAGTTTTGTTCTATATAGTTTTCAGCCTGGTTCAGGACTTGACCACAGACCAGGGGGTACGGTACGGTTACAGACACTGTGTCAGGCGCTATAActtgattatctcatttaattctcacagcagccCAGTGAAGGAGGTATTCCTATAGTCTGTGTTATAATCCCCATTCTACAAAGGAGAAAGCTGATGCTCAGAAAGGTCTGATAATGTGGCTAGATAATATGAGCAGTTAGAGATGAAATCAGAATTCAAAGCCAGGTCTGTCTGATGAAAAAATTATACATTCTCTATGAAAACAGTCCTCTACATTCCAGACAGTTCCAAGAGCAAGAGTTCCAGGTCTAATTCTCTCCTCCAATGTCCTCCCCACCTCATTACAGTCACGAAGCTCTACCTGCTGCTTTAGTCTTGGACTCTAGGTTGCTCTCTAATATCTGTCTgtaaccccacccccacccctgatcCTTCATCCGTGGGCAGCTCCTGAACCCAGGCTGGTTTTTGGagatagatcgccaggcctttcttcctagtcttagtctggaagctttactgaaacccgttcagcaccacagcagcacacaagcttcCAGTGAGAGAtgagtggtagctgcacatgacaGGCGTGGGCCCTGCATGGGATCCAGGTCTCCCGAAGGGAAGGGGGAACTCTACTGCTGAACTAGTAATGTCCTCCCTAGCTCACAGTAGGCACTAAGAAACTGTTACTGGCCTTCCATAAGAAaattcacacacatatatactttaTAGAATATTTCAAAAGGAAATAACATGGCTAACCAGGACCAGGTTATTTGAAAAGACATTGAGACTTTTGAAGCAACAAGTGCTTTGGGGAAATAAAGGCTCCCTCCCCCTTCAGGTAATTCATTGATTTGAAGCCTAAGAAGTTAGAACCAAAGGCAAAAGGGTGTTCCCACCAAGTGTACACAAAAgttcagaaaaaggaaaacaaagtttGCCTGAGGCCTCGTGAATTCTTTTAACCAGGAAACGGATCGTGGGATTAATTTACTAGGATGTACattcagatattaaaaaaaaggcaatgtgAAACTGCATTAAACTGAATTAAATGacttaatatttgtaaagcactgAGGACGGCGCCTGGCACATGTAAgagtttattaaataaaaataataataaagcctcTCGGTTCATAAGCGTTAAGCAGAAAGGCCTTGTTCTTTCCCAACATGCCTAGCGGCAGGCCTGGTTTCCATGGAGCTGCGAGCATGTTGTTGTGTGGCTCTCTATCACCAGGCTATAAATGATAGCTCAAAATCATGCAAAGTCAATGGCAGAGCTTATCTGGGAGGTACAATGTCCAGCAGTGTGGCAACATGCGATAAGAAGTGGTGGCATCGTGTCAGTAAAATAGAATATTCAAGCTTGGTTACACTAGAAGAGAACTAAATGGGTCCCAGGTGGAAAGTGATCATCTGTGAACCAGAGACCAGAACTCCTAAAACTGGGAGAAGCTGAGACAGCAGAGGCCACTTTTGAAAACATGAGGGTCTGGCCCATCGAGTTTCTTTCactgcccccgcccccaccaccccATCAGCTGTTTCTTGGAGCTCTGGTGAGCAAAGGCAGGGAACAGCTGCCAGAAAATGGGGTAGGACCAGGAGATCAGGGGAGGTTGGGTCCAGGTCATCTTTGTTCTTTCTCCCAGGGTCGCCGGGGCAACAGCCTGGACCGGAGGGCCCAGGGAGGCCCACACCTCAGTGGAGCTGTGGGAGAAGAAATCCGGCCGTCAATGAACCGCAAGCTGTCCGATCACCCGCCTCCCATGCCCGCCCAGCACCATCAGTATCAGCAGCCGCCTCCTCAGTATCCCGCGGCAGCGCAGCCACCACCCCAGCAGCGGTACCTCCAGCATCACCATTTTCATCAGGTAACTCCAGAGAAGGAATTGGAGCACAATGAAGTAGGACGGAGGACCTGCCTCCTCCCTGGCGCAGGCCACCTGGACCCCACTGCCATTTAGTGTTTGAAAACGTCCCCCCAATGCTGGAAACAGCCGTAGCAGAGAAATCTGGGGGTCTGTTGTAGTCCAGGGGTTGCTGCCAGGGGAGGAGCATCCCACGTTTTGTCTGGTCTCACCAGGTCTGGTCACTTACAGAGTTCCTAAAGTAGACCGTGGGACCCCCAGAATGGCAGAAATACGGAAGCCGCTCTTGGCAAAGAAATCTCTGAGCTCAGTGGCTGCCTGCCTGAAGACACACgcataagcacacacacacattacccTGAGGACTCAGTCAACAATTCATTTTCCTATCAGCACAATTCCAAATCTATTCATGCCCCTTAACCCATCTGGCTGGGGTGAGCCACAAGAAAGAAGGATTAACACCCACCATGAAgccttgcttatttatttatttatcc
The DNA window shown above is from Elephas maximus indicus isolate mEleMax1 chromosome 4, mEleMax1 primary haplotype, whole genome shotgun sequence and carries:
- the GRAP2 gene encoding GRB2-related adapter protein 2 isoform X1, which codes for MEAVAKFDFTASGEDELSFHTGDVLKILSNQEEWFKAELGSQEGYVPKNFIDIQFPEWFHEGLSRHQAENLLMGKEVGFFIIRASQSSPGDFSISVRHEDDVQHFKVMRDSKGNYFLWTEKFPSLNKLVDYYRTTSISKQKQIFLRDKSQEDQGRRGNSLDRRAQGGPHLSGAVGEEIRPSMNRKLSDHPPPMPAQHHQYQQPPPQYPAAAQPPPQQRYLQHHHFHQERRGGSLDINDGHCGLGMGSEMNAALMHRRHTDPVQLQVAGRVRWARALYDFEAMEDDELGFRSGEVLEVLDSSNPSWWTGRLHNKLGLFPANYVAPMTR
- the GRAP2 gene encoding GRB2-related adapter protein 2 isoform X2; the protein is MVSRRPLPTPGREPTHGQGGWFLHHPRQPELPRRLLHLRQGRRGNSLDRRAQGGPHLSGAVGEEIRPSMNRKLSDHPPPMPAQHHQYQQPPPQYPAAAQPPPQQRYLQHHHFHQERRGGSLDINDGHCGLGMGSEMNAALMHRRHTDPVQLQVAGRVRWARALYDFEAMEDDELGFRSGEVLEVLDSSNPSWWTGRLHNKLGLFPANYVAPMTR